In Aquimarina sp. TRL1, a single window of DNA contains:
- a CDS encoding MFS transporter: MKHSETKSNILKIFIAAILISIAYGTLFIMPIYIKSLNGDTATAGYLFAITGIGAMVSILFTKRLVYQYSGNYLLFVGALFFSIGVIIFGTYHQVDVFYFIASAFTGIGWGIYYNVSPIMLMAYSDNSDNRVTLFGYLSAFNVIGISLAPIVIDIIYGENINYFIVFAITGGVCSFCAAFLFLSISNNVAVKDSEKINPKDKMITDEKKKGYIYPLLMVFLGACTLSLMSNFQTVFSKELGVNYFYFFLSFSLSMVLSRLLLSAYIAKLNRYYTNTFFLLFMVISLVLFFFAEEDVLIYVLASSLFGMAYGLVYPIIQDLALLLSSPQIHKDVLSYFSFSYFIGLYLFSAISGVVIDIYGYLLALFVIVILALIELLLSVILIKKFSKEYRQT, translated from the coding sequence ATGAAACATTCGGAAACAAAAAGCAATATTTTAAAAATTTTTATAGCAGCTATTTTAATTTCCATAGCATATGGGACTCTTTTTATTATGCCGATTTATATAAAGTCACTAAATGGAGATACGGCTACTGCAGGTTACCTGTTCGCTATAACTGGTATTGGGGCAATGGTTTCTATTCTTTTTACGAAAAGGCTTGTTTATCAATATTCTGGAAATTATTTACTTTTTGTAGGAGCACTTTTTTTTTCAATAGGAGTTATAATATTTGGAACGTATCATCAAGTTGATGTTTTTTATTTTATCGCATCAGCATTTACAGGAATCGGTTGGGGAATTTACTACAATGTGTCCCCGATTATGTTGATGGCTTATAGTGATAATTCTGATAATAGAGTCACATTGTTTGGATATTTGTCTGCTTTTAATGTTATTGGAATTAGTTTAGCGCCTATTGTGATAGACATCATTTATGGAGAAAATATTAACTATTTTATCGTTTTTGCAATTACAGGGGGGGTGTGCTCATTTTGTGCAGCATTTTTATTTCTTTCAATCTCTAACAATGTAGCTGTAAAGGATTCTGAAAAAATAAACCCTAAAGATAAGATGATTACTGATGAAAAGAAAAAAGGATATATATATCCATTGTTAATGGTATTTTTAGGCGCTTGTACCTTATCTTTAATGTCTAATTTTCAAACAGTTTTTTCAAAAGAACTCGGGGTAAATTATTTCTATTTCTTTTTGTCATTTTCATTGTCAATGGTTTTGTCTCGTCTTTTATTGAGTGCTTATATTGCGAAATTAAATAGGTATTATACAAATACGTTTTTTCTTCTTTTTATGGTCATCTCTTTGGTCTTATTCTTTTTTGCAGAAGAAGATGTTTTGATTTATGTACTAGCCTCTTCTCTATTTGGAATGGCATATGGGTTAGTGTATCCAATTATACAGGATTTAGCATTGTTATTATCTTCTCCGCAGATTCATAAAGATGTACTGAGCTATTTTTCTTTTTCCTATTTTATAGGATTATATCTTTTTTCTGCGATATCAGGAGTTGTTATTGATATTTATGGTTACTTATTAGCACTTTTTGTGATTGTAATACTTGCCCTTATAGAATTATTACTTTCCGTCATACTTATTAAAAAGTTTAGCAAAGAGTATAGACAGACATAG
- a CDS encoding FAD-binding oxidoreductase has translation MKYDIAIIGMGITGLTTANLIHKRFPDKKMLLIEKQEIGQGTSYYSAGFNPPLSISDQAKQSYKTSSTLIKTLAKEVGYVLPDTIDVVYMTEDRKSLIEKYCKPAEHLNDTSTVPAGSISHFFKKEIGGSFYIGKGDGSYVDARSYCEKLANNLTANGLDINTQTYVTELSKKGDYFQIITHLSAIYESKDVIVSTGPFLNTFEPNKKISRNKKVCAFSINIEPEKNDCAFIFLDDEAFLLPLHKEKKWLLSITSTEWGIDPDKKITVTSEDFVMAKKVLNKYTNAFDEYIGEAIVFADNYSDQKEIKVEKNEAIYVRGTSGGGVRYAPATGLKIIEKLGYK, from the coding sequence ATGAAATACGATATTGCAATAATAGGCATGGGAATTACAGGATTAACAACAGCAAATTTAATTCATAAAAGATTCCCTGATAAGAAGATGTTATTAATAGAGAAACAGGAGATCGGACAAGGAACATCCTATTATTCTGCTGGCTTTAATCCACCTTTGTCTATCTCTGATCAGGCAAAGCAGTCCTATAAAACATCCAGTACACTTATAAAAACTTTGGCAAAGGAAGTAGGGTATGTATTACCTGATACTATAGATGTTGTTTATATGACTGAAGATAGAAAGAGTCTTATAGAGAAATATTGTAAACCTGCAGAACACCTTAATGATACATCTACAGTTCCTGCTGGTTCTATTAGTCATTTTTTTAAGAAAGAAATTGGAGGCTCTTTCTATATAGGGAAAGGGGATGGTTCATATGTAGATGCTAGGTCGTATTGTGAGAAATTAGCAAATAATCTAACAGCGAATGGATTAGATATAAATACACAGACATATGTTACAGAGTTAAGTAAAAAAGGAGATTACTTTCAGATAATTACCCATCTTTCAGCAATATATGAGTCAAAGGATGTTATTGTGTCGACAGGTCCTTTCCTAAATACTTTCGAACCGAATAAAAAAATAAGTAGGAACAAAAAAGTATGTGCTTTTTCTATAAATATAGAACCAGAAAAAAATGATTGTGCATTTATATTTTTAGATGATGAAGCTTTTTTATTACCTCTACATAAAGAAAAAAAGTGGCTTTTGTCTATCACTTCTACAGAATGGGGTATAGATCCAGATAAGAAAATCACAGTAACATCAGAAGACTTTGTAATGGCTAAAAAAGTCTTGAACAAGTACACGAATGCTTTTGATGAGTATATAGGAGAGGCGATTGTTTTTGCGGATAATTATTCTGATCAAAAGGAAATAAAGGTGGAGAAAAATGAAGCGATTTATGTAAGAGGGACCTCTGGAGGAGGAGTTCGGTATGCTCCAGCTACGGGGCTAAAAATAATTGAAAAACTAGGATACAAATGA
- a CDS encoding class I tRNA ligase family protein encodes MKTYFLSPIMPTPNGALHLGHIAGPYLKMDVIRRNVINNNMQAYCYSGVHFTESFVLLQSFIESMTPKEICTKNYKKILRSFENLDIVFDEFVNPADNPEFIKQLHFFSDAVFGDFINNACFLYEEKHPYDATYGFLPPSIICGECPDCGTGMRGFICESCGVSILPENIKNSYPSHVCDTFELKKVQNYFLEMSEGSKKNMYRVTSPSPKEHWGIQHDNIRHINPYCDGFSYFIWLGERCREKYGLSENPFNKESNIDTVISLGFDNKEILDVIKRVFDYGEVYKTFDVILDNHFLLLNGEKFSTSKGHAIWCDTLDEKIDKGFLRLFLLKENADIDANDFNVSKFVSFYNHYMDFFMDYKTLNHKEAKSSSALKRQYIESKKKITHHLMPESYNGKKASKIVIDWMDMYLSIEDTYKKQWFESFKELSNPIMPTVLSGDFYKRISNDLILV; translated from the coding sequence ATGAAAACATATTTTCTTAGCCCAATTATGCCTACTCCTAACGGGGCTTTGCATCTTGGACATATTGCGGGACCTTATCTCAAAATGGATGTTATAAGACGCAATGTAATCAATAATAATATGCAGGCGTATTGTTATTCAGGAGTACATTTTACAGAATCTTTTGTATTACTTCAGTCTTTTATAGAGTCGATGACTCCAAAGGAGATATGTACAAAAAACTATAAAAAAATACTTCGTTCTTTTGAGAATCTAGATATTGTTTTTGACGAGTTTGTTAATCCAGCAGATAATCCAGAGTTTATAAAACAATTACATTTTTTTTCAGATGCTGTCTTTGGTGACTTCATTAACAATGCTTGTTTTTTATATGAAGAGAAGCATCCTTATGATGCAACATATGGCTTTTTGCCGCCGAGTATTATTTGTGGGGAGTGTCCGGATTGTGGTACTGGTATGAGGGGATTTATATGTGAATCATGTGGAGTTAGTATACTTCCTGAGAATATTAAAAACAGCTACCCATCTCATGTTTGTGATACTTTTGAGTTAAAGAAGGTTCAGAACTATTTTTTAGAAATGTCAGAAGGGAGTAAAAAAAATATGTATAGAGTTACATCTCCTTCTCCTAAGGAACACTGGGGTATACAACATGATAATATTAGACACATTAATCCATATTGTGATGGTTTTTCATATTTTATCTGGTTGGGAGAACGTTGTAGAGAAAAATATGGATTATCTGAAAACCCTTTTAATAAGGAGAGCAATATTGATACAGTAATAAGTCTGGGATTCGATAACAAAGAAATATTAGATGTAATAAAAAGAGTATTTGATTACGGAGAAGTTTATAAAACGTTTGACGTAATCCTTGATAATCATTTTTTGTTATTGAATGGAGAAAAGTTTTCTACATCAAAAGGGCATGCTATATGGTGTGACACCCTGGATGAAAAAATAGATAAAGGCTTTTTGAGATTATTCCTGCTTAAGGAAAACGCAGATATAGATGCTAATGACTTTAATGTTTCCAAATTCGTCAGTTTTTATAATCATTACATGGATTTTTTTATGGATTATAAAACGTTGAATCACAAGGAAGCAAAAAGTTCTTCTGCCTTGAAAAGACAATATATAGAATCGAAGAAAAAAATAACACATCATTTAATGCCAGAAAGCTATAACGGGAAAAAAGCTTCTAAAATCGTAATAGACTGGATGGATATGTATTTATCTATTGAGGATACCTATAAAAAACAGTGGTTCGAATCATTTAAAGAACTATCAAATCCGATTATGCCTACTGTGCTTTCTGGGGATTTTTACAAGCGAATATCAAATGATTTGATTCTTGTATAA
- a CDS encoding lysine N(6)-hydroxylase/L-ornithine N(5)-oxygenase family protein, whose translation MKDLDFICIGAGPSGLSLGALSSTVPGLKGKILERKSNFEWHGGMLIPDAKMQISYLKDLVTLVDATNPFSFVNYLSVNNRLYQFITANFGSVNREEYSDYLSWVLSSLDNVEQDTLVREVDYKNGWLEIETDKEKYRTNNLVLSTGLSPVIPEVFDDQLKVDKNSLFSSSEYMYKSHDFSGKTVSVIGSGQSGAEIFLDLINQKTNAPEKINWITESDNIFQLDDSPFVNEIFNPGFAEYFYNSSEEEKKQLLSTYNFANNGVSEQTLVEIYQSLYKERYIKKEAKTRSNLLIGHTLKKVYKDNKQYVLEMRTKEETKKITSDVVIFCTGYKYKTPSYLEKIKCLFNRDKDNFLINSDYSVNWKHQDECSVYIQNGAIHTHGLSDPNLSLSSRRSAIIINSIIGYDFYKDLNAHSFIF comes from the coding sequence ATGAAAGACCTAGATTTTATTTGTATAGGTGCAGGCCCTTCTGGTTTGAGCCTTGGAGCGTTATCGTCAACTGTTCCTGGATTAAAAGGAAAAATACTGGAAAGAAAATCTAATTTTGAATGGCATGGAGGGATGTTAATTCCTGATGCTAAAATGCAAATATCTTACCTCAAAGACTTGGTGACCTTAGTAGATGCTACCAACCCTTTTTCGTTTGTCAATTATTTATCTGTAAATAATCGATTATATCAATTTATAACAGCCAATTTTGGAAGTGTTAATAGAGAGGAATATAGTGACTATCTATCTTGGGTATTGTCTAGTTTAGATAATGTAGAGCAAGATACCTTAGTGAGAGAAGTTGATTACAAAAATGGTTGGCTGGAGATTGAAACTGATAAAGAGAAGTACAGAACAAATAATTTAGTTCTTTCTACAGGGCTTTCACCAGTAATACCAGAGGTTTTTGATGATCAATTAAAAGTAGATAAAAATAGCTTGTTTTCCAGTTCAGAATATATGTACAAAAGCCATGATTTTTCGGGGAAAACAGTGTCTGTAATAGGAAGTGGGCAAAGTGGAGCTGAGATATTTTTGGATTTGATCAATCAAAAGACGAATGCACCTGAAAAAATTAATTGGATTACCGAAAGTGATAACATATTCCAATTAGATGACTCCCCATTTGTTAACGAGATATTTAATCCAGGATTTGCTGAGTATTTCTACAATAGTAGTGAAGAAGAAAAGAAGCAACTTCTTTCCACGTATAATTTTGCTAATAATGGAGTTTCTGAGCAAACTTTGGTTGAAATTTACCAAAGCCTATATAAAGAAAGGTATATAAAGAAAGAAGCTAAAACGAGAAGTAATTTATTGATAGGGCATACCTTGAAAAAAGTGTATAAGGACAATAAACAATATGTTCTAGAAATGAGAACAAAAGAGGAGACTAAGAAAATTACTTCAGACGTTGTTATTTTTTGTACAGGTTATAAGTATAAGACTCCTTCTTATCTCGAAAAAATCAAATGTCTTTTTAATAGAGATAAAGACAATTTTTTGATTAACTCTGATTATAGTGTTAATTGGAAGCATCAAGATGAATGTTCTGTTTATATACAAAATGGAGCTATTCATACACATGGATTATCAGACCCTAACTTATCACTAAGTTCTAGAAGAAGTGCGATTATTATAAATAGTATTATCGGATATGACTTTTATAAAGATTTAAACGCTCACTCATTTATTTTTTAA
- a CDS encoding cupin domain-containing protein, which produces MKLIEKKITENLDGGISLHEHLLSDISCPVSSSIFIVPPKLNTPVDQHKVAEIWMIVGGKGEVIFEDKKITLNRFDILYIESGEKHSVVNTGEEDLIITSLYWNVI; this is translated from the coding sequence ATGAAGTTAATAGAAAAAAAAATTACTGAAAATCTAGACGGAGGAATATCACTTCACGAGCATCTTTTATCTGATATTTCCTGTCCGGTTAGCAGCTCTATTTTTATTGTTCCTCCGAAATTGAATACTCCTGTAGATCAGCATAAAGTAGCTGAAATATGGATGATTGTTGGAGGTAAAGGAGAAGTGATTTTTGAGGATAAAAAAATAACATTAAATAGGTTTGATATTCTTTATATCGAAAGTGGCGAAAAACATTCAGTAGTCAACACAGGAGAAGAAGACCTTATTATAACCTCTCTATATTGGAATGTCATATGA
- a CDS encoding putative quinol monooxygenase, which yields MDILLKEGYFITAEIKIKDLTKTVIARRALSNLQKASLMEAGCSLFSVQQVFNDPSRFILRERFDDEEAFKKHFEYSHTKYYLEQNLTEVVQYFQMDVPVAPISSE from the coding sequence ATGGATATTTTATTGAAAGAGGGGTACTTTATTACCGCAGAGATAAAGATTAAAGATTTAACAAAAACAGTTATTGCGCGTAGGGCTTTGTCCAATTTACAAAAAGCCTCTCTAATGGAAGCCGGTTGTAGCTTGTTTAGTGTACAGCAGGTTTTTAATGATCCTAGTCGGTTTATTCTTAGAGAACGGTTTGACGATGAGGAAGCATTTAAAAAGCATTTTGAATATTCACATACTAAATATTACTTGGAGCAGAACTTAACAGAGGTTGTACAATATTTTCAGATGGATGTTCCTGTAGCTCCTATTTCTTCCGAATAG